The following coding sequences lie in one Arachis ipaensis cultivar K30076 chromosome B03, Araip1.1, whole genome shotgun sequence genomic window:
- the LOC107631071 gene encoding MADS-box protein AGL24 isoform X1, which yields MKIKLRTPHPHPHPHPTPPFTFLRNSEYIFGTQIVWESGLSNLIPSPHFLHSFLPPHQPPLMTRKKIEIKKIDNISSRQVTFSKRRKGLFKKAQELNTLCDAEIALIVFSTTSKLFQYATSSMQQLIERRNQHSPIQKSDPPSAVLQVESGAASNYDMLRKKEEQKARELRQLNGEDLQGLTLNELNKLEEQLIKGLSNASKVKDELFTQEIYTLKRKGAVLTEENHKLKQISSSIANEQRSSFKSIVCNSSYLPEEDHGRDTNLKLGLP from the exons ATGAAAATAAAGCTCAGAACCCCACACCCACACCCACACCCACATCCCACTCCACCATTTACATTTCTGAGGAATTCGGAATACATATTCGGCACTCAAATTGTTTGGGAATCGGGACTCTCAAATCTCATACCCTCACCTCACTTTCTTCATTCATTCCTGCCACCGCATCAACCTCCCTT AATGACAAGGAAGAAGATAGAGATAAAGAAGATCGACAACATAAGTTCAAGGCAAGTTACCTTCTCAAAGAGGAGGAAAGGGCTCTTCAAGAAGGCTCAGGAGCTTAACACTCTCTGTGATGCTGAAATTGCTCTCATTGTCTTCTCCACAACCAGCAAGCTTTTTCAATATGCTACTTCAAG TATGCAACAATTAATAGAAAGACGTAATCAGCATTCACCAATTCAAAAATCGGATCCTCCATCCGCTGTGCTGCAG GTTGAGAGTGGTGCTGCCTCCAACTATGATATGCTGCGCAAGAAAGAAGAACAAAAGGCTCGTGAACTCAG GCAGTTAAATGGTGAAGATCTTCAAGGATTGACACTAAACGAACTCAACAAATTAGAAGAGCAACTTATAAAAGGTCTCTCTAATGCTTCAAAAGTAAAG GATGAATTATTTACACAAGAGATCTACACCCTTAAGAGAAAG GGAGCAGTACTGACCGAAGAGAACCATAAATTGAAACAG ATATCATCAAGCATTGCAAATGAGCAAAGGAGTTCATTTAAATCCATTGTCTGCAATTCATCTTATCTTCCTGAAGAAGATCATGGTAGAGACACAAATCTAAAGCTGGG GTTACCttaa
- the LOC107631071 gene encoding MADS-box protein JOINTLESS isoform X2: protein MTRKKIEIKKIDNISSRQVTFSKRRKGLFKKAQELNTLCDAEIALIVFSTTSKLFQYATSSMQQLIERRNQHSPIQKSDPPSAVLQVESGAASNYDMLRKKEEQKARELRQLNGEDLQGLTLNELNKLEEQLIKGLSNASKVKDELFTQEIYTLKRKGAVLTEENHKLKQISSSIANEQRSSFKSIVCNSSYLPEEDHGRDTNLKLGLP, encoded by the exons ATGACAAGGAAGAAGATAGAGATAAAGAAGATCGACAACATAAGTTCAAGGCAAGTTACCTTCTCAAAGAGGAGGAAAGGGCTCTTCAAGAAGGCTCAGGAGCTTAACACTCTCTGTGATGCTGAAATTGCTCTCATTGTCTTCTCCACAACCAGCAAGCTTTTTCAATATGCTACTTCAAG TATGCAACAATTAATAGAAAGACGTAATCAGCATTCACCAATTCAAAAATCGGATCCTCCATCCGCTGTGCTGCAG GTTGAGAGTGGTGCTGCCTCCAACTATGATATGCTGCGCAAGAAAGAAGAACAAAAGGCTCGTGAACTCAG GCAGTTAAATGGTGAAGATCTTCAAGGATTGACACTAAACGAACTCAACAAATTAGAAGAGCAACTTATAAAAGGTCTCTCTAATGCTTCAAAAGTAAAG GATGAATTATTTACACAAGAGATCTACACCCTTAAGAGAAAG GGAGCAGTACTGACCGAAGAGAACCATAAATTGAAACAG ATATCATCAAGCATTGCAAATGAGCAAAGGAGTTCATTTAAATCCATTGTCTGCAATTCATCTTATCTTCCTGAAGAAGATCATGGTAGAGACACAAATCTAAAGCTGGG GTTACCttaa
- the LOC107633647 gene encoding uncharacterized protein LOC107633647, producing MDNSGPLRGIINCISGGYAGGGETSSARKRSYRAMLAIEGTTKHSTTEPEITFCQNDLASPNLDDLVVISIQIGELLVQNNIATVHSDRQQARQCYNASLKKTSTEQRTSNGTITPTTSEVLMLADLDPREDFMERPQPIDELQKVPLTTTAEQFTYIGRALEGEEKSKLIKVLRDNADLFAWKPADMPGIDPNVICHKLAIDNASKPVKQKKRNLGAEKAKAALEETKKLLHAGFIKELRFTTWLSNVVMILMHPEDQSKTAFITEHRNFCYKVMPFGLKNAGATYQRLMDKVFQQQIGRNIEIYVDDMVAKTPSQGSHCEDLHEIFQQIRAYNMRLNPEKCAFGVRGGKFLGFMLTSRGIEANPEKCEAILNTNSPKTVKEVQQLAGRVAALSRFIPAVANRSYHFFRTISKNKKFNWTEECEQSFSELKQILSSPPILRKPELETRYPKIQQLALALVTTARRLRQYFQSHVIIVRTNQPLRQILTKPELAGRLTKWSIELSEYDIQYQPRKSPRLQILADFLSELTNEDIQAEQNWSLYVDGASNKEGSGAGVTLKEGEHVIAEQSLQFTFAASNNQAEYETLLAGLKLAQDLHIPHLTVYCDSLLVVQQIKGDFQVKDPSLERYWLLTKDLIKKFDKFDIIHINREQNTRADILSKLATTRSHLHTPTLSQLTLEKPSFETHDILSITQEKDWRTPFIEYITTGVIPADEQNEKLIRRRASYYTILGENLYRRGLSQPLLKCLNKSESETVMAETHEGICGNHIGGQALSTKILRAGYYWLTMKRDCIAKVQKCDNCQKHSTISTTPA from the exons ATGGACAACAGCGGACCCCTCAGAGGGATTATAAACTGCATATCAGGAGGATACGCAGGAGGAGGTGAAACAAGCTCGGCACGAAAAAGAAGCTACCGAGCAATGCTAGCAATCGAAGGAACAACTAAACACAGCACAACCGAGCCGGAGATAACTTTTTGCCAAAACGATCTAGCAAGCCCAAACCTCGATGACCTAGTGGTAATATCCATCCAAATAGGAGAGCTACTG GTACAAAATAACATAGCAACAGTACATTCAGACCGACAACAAGCTCGGCAATGCTACAATGCCAGCCTAAAGAAAACCAGCACAGAACAACGGACAAGCAATGGGACAATAACACCCACAACATCCGAGGTCTTAATGCTTGCAGATCTAGACCCTAGGGAGGATTTCATGGAACGACCGCAACCAATAGACGAACTCCAAAAGGTCCCACTAACAACAACAGCCGAGCAATTCACCTACATTGGACGAGCATTAGAAGGAGAGGAGAAAAGTAAGCTCATAAAAGTGCTCCGGGACAACGCCGATCTATTCGCCTGGAAGCCAGCAGACATGCCGGGAATAGACCCAAATGTAATCTGCCATAAGCTCGCCATAGACAATGCAAGCAAGCCAGTAAAACAAAAGAAGCGAAACCTCGGAGCCGAAAAAGCAAAAGCAGCTTTGGAGGAAACCAAAAAGCTCCTACACGCAGGGTTCATCAAAGAGCTCCGCTTCACCACATGGCTCTCaaacgtggtaatg ATTCTGATGCATCCAGAGGACCAAAGCAAAACGGCTTTCATAACAGAGCACAGAAATTTTTGTTATAAAgttatgccttttggtcttaagaATGCAGGAGCAACATACCAACGGCTAATGGACAAAGTTTTCCAACAACAAATAGGACGGAATATAGAAATATACGTGGATGACATGGTGGCAAAAACCCCATCACAGGGATCACACTGCGAGGACCTACATGAAATTTTCCAACAGATCCGAGCATATAATATGAGGCTCAACCCAGAAAAATGCGCATTTGGAGTCCGAGGAGGGAAATTCCTTGGATTTATGCTAACCTCGCGAGGGATAGAGGCTAATCCAGAAAAATGTGAAGCCATCCTTAACACGAACAGCCCAAAGACAGTCAAGGAGGTCCAGCAATTAGCAGGACGAGTTGCTGCCCTGTCCAGGTTCATTCCAGCAGTAGCAAATCGATCATATCACTTTTTTCGAACAATTTCAAAGAACAAAAAATTCAACTGGACAGAGGAATGCGAGCAATCATTTTCAGAGCTCAAACAAATACTATCTTCACCACCCATCCTTCGAAAGCCAGAGCTCG AGACCAGATACCCAAAAATACAACAACTCGCACTAGCCCTAGTCACAACAGCAAGAAGACTGAGGCAATATTTCCAAAGCCATGTCATAATCGTAAGAACAAATCAACCACTGCGACAAATCCTGACCAAGCCCGAGCTAGCTGGACGTCTGACCAAGTGGTCCATCGAACTCTCCGAGTACGACATACAATATCAACCTCGGAAATCCCCAAGACTACAAATACTAGCCGACTTCCTTTCCGAACTAACCAACGAGGATATACAAGCGGAACAAAATTGGAGCCTATACGTAGATGGAGCTTCAAATAAGGAGGGAAGTGGCGCTGGTGTAACACTAAAAGAAGGAGAACATGTTATAGCCGAGCAATCACTACAATTCACTTTTGCAGCAagcaacaaccaggcagaatacgaaACTCTTCTAGCCGGACTAAAGCTCGCCCAGGACTTACACATACCCCATCTTACAGTATACTGCGATTCACTACTCGTCGTTCAGCAGATCAAAGGCGATTTCCAGGTAAAAGATCCTTCGTTAGAAAGGTATTGGCTTCTAACGAAGGATCTTATTAAAAAGTTTGATAAGTTTGACATAATACACATAAACAGAGAACAAAACACACGAGCTGATATATTATCCAAACTAGCTACCACTAGATCACACTTACACACACCAACACTTTCACAACTAACGCTTGAAAAACCGAGCTTTGAAACTCACGACATATTGAGCATTACACAGGAAAAGGATTGGAGAACACCATTTATCGAATACATCACCACAGGAGTCATCCCGGCAGACGAGCAAAATGAAAAACTCATTCGAAGAAGAGCCAGCTATTATACAATCCTCGGAGAAAACCTGTACAGGAGAGGACTTTCACAACCTCTCCTAAAATGCCTCAACAAAAGCGAATCTGAAACAGTAATGGCAGAGACGCACGAAGGCATCTGTGGAAATCACATTGGAGGCCAAGCATTATCCACAAAGATACTAAGAGCAGGGTATTATTGGCTAACAATGAAACGAGACTGTATAGCCAAAGTACAAAAATGTGACAATTGCCAAAAGCACTCCACAATATCCACAACACCAGCATAA
- the LOC107631070 gene encoding guanosine nucleotide diphosphate dissociation inhibitor At5g09550 encodes MDEEYDVIVLGTGLKECILSGLLSVDGLKVLHMDRNDYYGGASTSLNLTQLWKRFRGEDKPPENLGSSREFNVDMIPKFMMANEVLVRVLIHTDVTKYLHFKAVDGSFVYNKGKIYKVPATDVEALKSPLMGLFEKRRARKFFIYVQDYDSNDPKSHEGLDLNQVTARQLISKYGLEDDTIDFIGHALALHLDDSYLDEPAKGFVERVKLYAESLARFQGGSPYIYPLYGLGELPQAFARLSAVYGGTYMLNKPECKVEFGDDGKAVGVTSEGETAKCKKVVCDPSYLPDKVHKVGKVARAICIMSHPIPDTNNCHSAQVILPQKQLGRKSDMYLFCCSYAHNVAPKGKFIAFVTTEAETDQPEVELKPGIDLLGPVDEIFYDIYDRYHPINDHEADSCFISKSYDATTHFETTVQDVIDMYNKITGKVLDLSVDLSAASAASEE; translated from the exons ATGGATGAAGAGTACGATGTAATTGTCCTTGGCACTGGACTCAAGGAATGCATCCTCAGTGGCCTTCTCTCAGTTGATGGCCTCAAA GTATTGCATATGGATAGAAATGACTACTATGGAGGGGCATCTACATCTCTTAATCTCACACAG CTATGGAAGCGATTTAGGGGAGAGGACAAGCCACCTGAGAACCTAGGTTCCAGCAGGGAATTCAATGTTGATATGATACCTAAG TTTATGATGGCCAATGAAGTTTTGGTTCGTGTTCTCATCCACACGGATGTTACAAAGTATTTACACTTCAAAGCTGTAGATGGAAGTTTTGTGTATAATAAGGGAAAG ATTTACAAAGTTCCAGCCACGGATGTTGAAGCATTGAAATCACCATTAATGGGACTGTTTGAGAAGCGCCGTGCTAGAAAGTTCTTTATTTATGTCCAGGATTATGATTCAAATGATCCCAAATCTCATGAAGGACTAGATTTGAATCAAGTTACAGCAAGACAGCTCATATC CAAGTACGGGTTGGAAGATGATACAATTGACTTTATTGGTCATGCCTTGGCACTTCATCTCGATGATAGTTACTTGGATGAGCCAGCCAAGGGATTTGTAGAGAGAGTAAAG CTATATGCAGAGTCCCTAGCACGTTTTCAAGGAGGTTCACCTTACATATATCCACTATATGGACTTGGAGAGCTTCCTCAG GCATTTGCACGTTTGAGTGCTGTGTATGGTGGAACTTACATGCTCAACAAGCCAGAATGCAAG GTAGAGTTTGGTGATGATGGCAAAGCCGTCGGTGTGACCTCCGAAGGAGAGACAGCCAAGTGCAAGAAAGTGGTGTGTGATCCATCATATCTGCCTGATAAG GTTCATAAGGTTGGAAAAGTTGCACGTGCAATATGTATTATGAGCCATCCTATTCCAGACACAAATAATTGTCACTCTGCACAGGTCATTCTGCCACAGAAGCAACTTGGTCGAAAATCAGATAT GTATCTCTTCTGCTGCTCTTATGCTCACAACGTGGCCCCGAAAGGAAAATTTATTGCTTTTGTTACAACAGAAGCAGAGACTGATCAACCTGAGGTGGAGTTGAAGCCCGGTATTGACCTTCTTGGACCTGTAGATGAGATATTCTATGACATTTATGACAGATATCATCCCATCAATGATCATGAAGCTGATAGCTGTTTCATCTCTAAG AGCTATGATGCTACCACACATTTTGAGACCACAGTACAAGATGTGATCGACATGTACAATAAGATCACTGGAAAG GTTCTTGATCTTTCTGTAGACCTGAGTGCTGCAAGTGCTGCGTCTGAAGAATGA
- the LOC107631069 gene encoding ycf20-like protein: protein MACQIGSMWRLSITENGCIEKSCMALANSRAHCCRCEPSCGILGLKLGLKSAPFHQSCFLGRRARWKIAFALNTGGVPGDGDQQGLDDSSSGFSGTRLSRILSAGGRQLLEKLNSARKNLPMKVFLLLLGFYTANALATILGQTGDWDVLVAGVVVAAIEGIGMLMYKKPPSVRTGRFQSFLMMMNFWKAGICLGLFVDAFKLGS, encoded by the exons ATGGCTTGCCAAATAGGATCTATGTGGAGGTTATCAATTACAGAGAATGGATGCATAGAAAAATCGTGTATGGCCCTCGCCAATTCTAGAGCACACTGCTGTCGCTGCGAGCCAAGCTGTGGTATTTTAGGTCTAAAACTTGGCCTAAAGTCAGCGCCATTTCACCAGAGCTG TTTCCTTGGAAGAAGAGCCCGCTGGAAAATAGCTTTTGCCTTGAACACAGGTGGAGTGCCTGGTGATGGTGATCAACAAGGCCTCGATGATTCCAGTTCCGGTTTCAGTGGTACTCGATTGAGTAGGATACTGAGTGCAGGTGGTAGACAACTTCTAGAAAAGCTGAACTCAGCTAGAAAGAACCTCCCCATGAAAGTATTCTTGCTACTTCTAGGTTTCTACACAGCAAATGCTCTTGCTACAATCCTTGGACAAACCGGTGATTGGGATGTTCTGGTTGCCGGTGTTGTGGTGGCTGCGATCGAGGGAATTGGTATGCTGATGTATAAAAAGCCGCCTAGTGTGAGGACAGGGAGGTTTCAGTCTTTTCTTATGATGATGAATTTCTGGAAGGCTGGCATATGTTTGGGCCTCTTTGTTGATGCTTTCAAGTTAGGCAGCTAA
- the LOC107631068 gene encoding magnesium-dependent phosphatase 1 translates to MEDIEKVKAEAVQLMGVFQVIPKLVVFDLDHTLWPFYCECRSKSDTPYLFPQVKGIMHALKHKRVDLAIASKSPTPDIARTYLNKLNITSMFVAQEIFYNWGNKTDHLQNIHSKTGVPYNSMLFFDDDDNNIQGVSELGVTSILVTNGVNLGAFKQGLTRFSQNWNAPKNKNKRGK, encoded by the exons ATGGAGGACATAGAGAAGGTGAAGGCGGAGGCAGTGCAGCTGATGGGAGTGTTCCAAGTTATTCCTAAGCTGGTTGTTTTTGATCTTGATCACACTCTCTGGCCTTTCTACTG TGAGTGCCGCTCCAAGAGTGACACACCTTATCTGTTTCCTCAAGTTAAGGGCATCATGCATGCACTCAAACACAAACGGGTTGACCTTGCAATTGCATCTAAATCACCAACCCCCGACATAGCCAGAACTTATCTTAACAAACTCAACATCACTTCCATGTTTGTTGCCCAG GAAATATTTTACAACTGGGGAAACAAAACAGATCATTTACAGAATATTCATTCCAAGACTGGTGTCCCGTATAACTCTATGCTCTTCTTTGATGATGATGACAACAACATCCAAGGG GTCTCGGAATTGGGAGTAACGAGCATCTTGGTCACAAATGGGGTAAACCTTGGGGCATTCAAACAGGGACTTACAAGATTTTCTCAGAACTGGAATGCaccaaagaacaaaaacaaacgGGGTAAATAG